A single region of the Bacillus cereus genome encodes:
- a CDS encoding AraC family transcriptional regulator has translation MENSQSKNEYLRRIYKVQDYIESHINDSLSIEELADVAGFLKFHFHRIFKGIVDEPLSRYMNRLKLERATHLLTYRPDMTITDIAYHFGFTDSAVFSRTFKNYYGVSPSNYRNHNSKNCKDLSETSQYNECKKVRGEVEIVTVDNINVAYIRHIGTYEELTIAFPKMIEKLFHYAIEQNYHIFEDTKVLTIYHDHHEFTEDYHLRTSLCITIPNELALETNDIGIMVIPSGKYAIGHFEIRQDEYKGAWDFLYGEWLPNSGYKPRDSYPFELYKNDPRQHPEHKHIVEIYVPIEPF, from the coding sequence ATGGAGAATTCTCAAAGTAAAAACGAGTATTTACGGCGTATTTATAAAGTTCAAGATTATATAGAATCACACATAAATGATTCACTTTCAATTGAAGAGTTAGCCGATGTAGCAGGCTTTTTAAAGTTTCACTTTCATAGAATTTTTAAAGGGATAGTGGATGAGCCGTTATCTCGGTACATGAATCGTTTGAAATTAGAAAGAGCAACACATCTACTTACTTATCGTCCAGATATGACAATTACAGATATTGCTTATCACTTCGGATTCACTGATTCAGCAGTTTTCTCCCGGACATTTAAAAATTATTACGGTGTAAGTCCGTCCAACTATAGAAATCATAATAGCAAGAATTGCAAAGACCTAAGTGAAACTTCTCAATACAATGAATGTAAGAAGGTTCGAGGAGAGGTCGAAATTGTAACAGTGGACAATATAAACGTCGCATACATAAGACATATCGGTACATATGAAGAGTTAACTATAGCTTTTCCAAAAATGATAGAGAAACTATTTCATTACGCAATTGAGCAAAACTATCATATATTTGAGGATACGAAAGTATTAACCATTTACCATGATCATCATGAATTTACTGAGGACTATCATTTAAGAACAAGTCTATGTATAACAATTCCGAATGAGTTAGCATTAGAAACGAACGATATAGGAATAATGGTAATACCTTCAGGGAAATATGCGATAGGTCATTTTGAAATACGCCAAGATGAATATAAAGGGGCATGGGATTTTTTATACGGTGAGTGGTTACCAAATAGCGGATATAAACCGAGAGATTCGTATCCTTTTGAATTGTATAAAAATGATCCAAGGCAGCACCCAGAACATAAACATATAGTTGAAATATATGTACCTATCGAACCTTTTTAA
- a CDS encoding GrpB family protein: protein MDKKDNPNDWPVWANELVEIVNANPDWQDKGRYEEQQLDELLTPLGISKVIHIGSTSIPGLPAKPIIDLMAETESFDRVLDISAKLAIYDWHYVGPELDGRPWRRFFVKVKNNRRVAHLHLMIKGTERWEQQLSFRNRLRENPQLVYDYSNLKQELAKRFNQDREAYTKAKTEFIKQVLK, encoded by the coding sequence GTGGATAAAAAAGATAATCCGAACGATTGGCCTGTATGGGCGAATGAGTTAGTAGAGATAGTTAATGCAAATCCTGATTGGCAAGATAAAGGCCGATATGAGGAACAGCAACTTGATGAACTGCTTACTCCTCTCGGTATAAGCAAAGTAATACATATAGGCAGTACATCCATACCTGGTTTACCTGCAAAACCTATCATTGATCTAATGGCTGAAACAGAATCATTTGATAGAGTGCTCGATATTTCAGCAAAATTGGCTATATATGATTGGCATTATGTAGGCCCGGAATTAGATGGAAGACCTTGGAGAAGGTTCTTTGTGAAAGTTAAGAATAATAGGCGTGTAGCTCATCTGCATTTGATGATTAAAGGAACTGAACGATGGGAGCAACAACTTTCATTTCGTAACCGCTTACGAGAAAATCCACAATTAGTTTATGATTATTCGAATCTAAAGCAAGAGTTAGCTAAAAGGTTTAACCAAGATAGAGAAGCATACACAAAAGCTAAAACCGAATTTATTAAACAAGTTCTAAAATGA
- a CDS encoding PLP-dependent aminotransferase family protein, with the protein MEWKLDNDSKIPIYQQVVDFIERRITYGELPPGSFLPSERKLATQLNVNRSTVTTAYNELRAMGIVESTTGKGTRVSTHMWGVSPTLTPNWRGFVEGGTFLPNLPLLRHIRAEVQQNENIIDFANGELGCNLYPHDQLQTILREQPLTQSLSYDHPQGYLPLRQAVVKYMKDYLKIEATEQSIMITSGAQQALHLIVQCLLNPGDAVAFESPSHCYSLPLFQSAGIRIFPLPVDEHGINPDDVQELYRKHRIKMIFLNPNFQNPTGTMLHPNRRKKLLSLCADLRIAIVEDDPSSLLNLENRQPCPTLKSIDENGTVIYVHSLSKMIAPGLRVGWLVAPQSVVERLSDARHQMELGMSIFPQWLMQQFFETVPFHSHIVPLRKQLAEKRDIIVRALNEQLRDKISFSNPTGGIYIWGKLKEPINEKQLIMQSLKQEIAFMPGSIFGAKDGYIRLSYGKVNIDQIEEGISRLREAILVCEK; encoded by the coding sequence ATGGAATGGAAGCTAGATAACGACAGTAAAATCCCAATTTATCAGCAAGTTGTTGACTTTATTGAAAGACGTATTACATACGGAGAGCTTCCCCCAGGTAGCTTCCTCCCTTCAGAACGAAAATTAGCTACGCAGTTAAATGTAAACCGAAGTACGGTAACGACTGCTTATAATGAACTTCGCGCAATGGGAATTGTAGAAAGTACGACCGGTAAAGGTACACGTGTTAGTACACATATGTGGGGCGTTTCTCCGACATTAACACCCAACTGGAGAGGTTTCGTAGAAGGTGGTACTTTTTTACCAAACTTACCGTTACTTCGTCATATTCGGGCAGAAGTACAACAAAATGAAAACATCATTGACTTCGCAAACGGAGAGCTCGGTTGTAACCTCTATCCTCATGATCAACTACAAACGATTTTACGAGAACAACCGTTAACACAGTCATTAAGTTACGATCATCCGCAAGGGTATCTCCCGCTAAGACAAGCGGTAGTAAAATATATGAAAGATTATTTAAAAATCGAAGCGACCGAACAGTCGATTATGATTACATCCGGCGCTCAACAAGCACTTCACCTTATCGTACAATGTTTATTAAATCCAGGTGATGCGGTCGCTTTCGAAAGTCCATCGCACTGTTATTCCTTACCTCTATTCCAATCAGCAGGTATCCGTATTTTCCCATTACCTGTCGATGAGCATGGTATTAATCCGGATGATGTACAAGAGTTATATAGAAAGCATCGTATTAAAATGATCTTTTTAAATCCAAATTTCCAAAACCCTACGGGAACAATGCTTCATCCAAACCGTAGAAAAAAACTGTTATCACTTTGCGCAGACTTACGAATTGCGATTGTTGAAGATGACCCGTCCAGTTTACTTAATTTAGAAAATAGGCAACCTTGTCCTACTTTAAAATCAATTGATGAAAATGGAACGGTCATTTATGTACATTCCTTATCAAAAATGATTGCGCCAGGGTTACGAGTTGGCTGGCTTGTCGCCCCGCAGTCTGTCGTAGAGCGATTATCAGATGCACGGCACCAAATGGAATTAGGAATGAGCATATTCCCGCAGTGGCTTATGCAACAATTTTTTGAAACCGTACCATTTCACTCGCATATTGTACCGTTACGAAAACAACTAGCAGAAAAAAGAGACATCATCGTCCGTGCTTTAAACGAACAACTTCGCGACAAAATCTCTTTTTCCAATCCTACTGGTGGTATATACATATGGGGAAAATTAAAAGAACCGATAAACGAAAAACAACTTATTATGCAAAGCTTAAAACAAGAAATCGCCTTTATGCCCGGCAGTATTTTTGGCGCGAAAGATGGTTATATTCGTTTATCTTATGGAAAGGTGAATATTGATCAAATTGAGGAAGGGATTTCTCGTTTGCGTGAGGCTATTTTAGTTTGTGAAAAATAG
- a CDS encoding DUF3980 domain-containing protein — MINRKCSRCKEITGTLHGGKKIKEEFLCEDCLQKGIASGEIELSQVEKEQTSYLSIKILKIMSVIYLIVSIITAFSAGALIQDPGLGGISFSITGAVGVMVIGSIFQSVLVFSGIWVFILLVETVIKIYEKMK; from the coding sequence ATGATAAACCGAAAGTGTTCCCGATGTAAAGAAATAACAGGTACATTGCATGGTGGTAAAAAAATTAAGGAAGAATTTTTATGTGAAGATTGTCTACAAAAAGGAATTGCGAGTGGCGAAATCGAATTATCACAAGTGGAGAAAGAACAAACTTCGTATCTTTCTATAAAAATATTAAAAATAATGAGTGTTATTTATTTAATAGTATCTATTATAACTGCTTTTTCTGCTGGAGCACTTATACAGGATCCAGGGCTTGGTGGAATATCATTTTCAATAACAGGTGCAGTTGGTGTTATGGTAATTGGATCGATATTCCAGTCTGTGCTTGTATTTTCAGGTATTTGGGTATTCATTCTTTTAGTCGAAACGGTTATTAAAATATATGAAAAAATGAAGTGA
- a CDS encoding DUF2785 domain-containing protein, producing the protein MTEVLELKEELQQIKNNNYAVPEDVDAYPYAQWMLDYIGSPDAELRDDLIYSTLHTWITNDVFRQKELRGLMLQAISPDYLFYKIGEKGTDSVFKRAFSVLIPPLILSVHEREPLLSEEQLYSVAEQVLEYVYLEEDVRGYIEGKGWAHSTAHAADALDALARTIQNREFSYAILAAVRQKVRLNDYVYIHFEDERLVTPIMSLRNQNLLTEEEWSNWLHSIAIVEDIRHPQHAILIQNIRAFLRSLYFRVLETEGSTAFTDDIVETLKKLRRY; encoded by the coding sequence ATGACAGAAGTACTAGAACTAAAAGAAGAATTACAACAAATTAAAAATAATAATTATGCTGTGCCAGAAGATGTAGATGCATATCCATATGCACAGTGGATGCTAGATTATATCGGATCACCTGATGCTGAATTACGTGATGATTTGATATATAGTACGCTTCACACATGGATTACAAATGATGTATTTAGACAAAAAGAATTACGAGGATTAATGTTACAAGCGATTAGTCCTGATTATTTATTTTATAAAATTGGTGAAAAGGGAACAGACTCGGTTTTTAAACGTGCGTTCTCCGTTTTGATTCCACCACTTATTTTATCTGTCCATGAAAGAGAACCGTTGTTATCTGAAGAACAACTGTACAGTGTGGCAGAACAAGTGCTGGAATATGTTTATTTAGAAGAAGATGTAAGAGGTTACATAGAAGGAAAAGGTTGGGCACACTCTACTGCACATGCAGCAGATGCACTAGATGCTTTAGCACGTACAATACAAAATCGTGAGTTTTCATATGCAATACTAGCTGCTGTTCGTCAAAAGGTTCGTTTAAATGACTACGTATACATACACTTTGAGGATGAGAGATTAGTAACGCCAATTATGTCGTTACGTAACCAAAATCTTTTAACTGAAGAAGAGTGGAGCAACTGGTTACATAGTATAGCAATTGTTGAAGACATCCGACATCCTCAGCATGCTATTTTAATACAAAATATTAGAGCTTTCTTAAGAAGTTTATATTTCAGAGTTTTAGAGACAGAGGGTAGCACAGCCTTTACAGATGATATAGTGGAGACTTTGAAGAAATTGCGTAGGTATTAA
- a CDS encoding GNAT family N-acetyltransferase encodes MQVRNIQGEDYVKIHSVLNDWWGGRNMANMLPKLFFVHFQETSFIIEEDGKTLGFLCGFFSQTHKDEAYVHFIGVNPEYRRKGIATTLYSYFFDVARASNRKVVKAITSPVNKKSIQFHQEIGFQIEAGDDEIDGVSVHKNYDGNGGGRVLFLKHV; translated from the coding sequence ATGCAAGTAAGAAACATTCAAGGGGAAGATTATGTAAAGATTCATTCTGTATTAAATGATTGGTGGGGCGGGAGAAACATGGCTAATATGTTGCCGAAGCTGTTTTTCGTTCACTTTCAAGAAACGAGTTTTATCATTGAAGAAGATGGAAAAACGTTAGGTTTCTTATGTGGATTTTTTTCACAAACGCATAAAGATGAAGCATACGTTCATTTTATCGGCGTAAATCCGGAGTATAGAAGAAAAGGAATTGCAACGACGTTATATTCTTATTTCTTTGATGTCGCTCGTGCAAGCAACCGTAAAGTTGTAAAAGCAATCACGTCACCAGTTAATAAAAAATCGATACAATTTCATCAAGAAATCGGCTTTCAAATTGAAGCTGGAGATGATGAGATAGATGGTGTATCCGTACATAAAAATTATGATGGGAACGGCGGGGGTAGAGTTTTATTTTTAAAACATGTGTAA
- a CDS encoding metallophosphoesterase family protein, protein MDKIAIISDIHGNIPALESVLQDIKLRGIERIICLGDLVGKGPHSSEVIEIIRKECEVVVMGNWDDFITKPTEFEALKWHQKQLTEEQNDYLRSLPFSIEFFMSGKLIRMFHASPRSLYERIQPHASREERVSMFENSDLTENIEGERKPDVVCYGDVHQAFVQNFRGKTLCNAGSVGNPLEITQASYLIFEGIYNDKEAASFSIQFVRVPYDIELAIRLAEELDMPDIEEYKQELRTALYRGFKGK, encoded by the coding sequence GTGGATAAAATAGCGATAATTTCAGATATACATGGTAATATTCCGGCTCTAGAATCTGTACTACAAGATATTAAATTGAGAGGAATCGAACGCATTATTTGTCTTGGAGATCTAGTCGGAAAAGGACCTCATTCTAGTGAAGTGATTGAAATCATTCGTAAAGAATGTGAAGTAGTAGTAATGGGAAACTGGGATGATTTTATTACAAAACCGACTGAATTTGAAGCGTTAAAATGGCATCAAAAACAATTAACGGAAGAACAAAATGATTATTTAAGAAGCTTACCATTTTCAATCGAATTTTTTATGAGCGGCAAACTCATTCGTATGTTCCACGCTTCACCAAGAAGTTTATATGAAAGAATTCAACCACACGCTTCAAGAGAAGAGCGTGTTAGTATGTTCGAAAATAGTGATCTCACAGAGAATATAGAAGGGGAAAGAAAACCAGATGTCGTTTGCTACGGTGATGTTCACCAAGCGTTCGTTCAAAATTTTAGAGGCAAAACGTTATGTAATGCTGGTAGTGTTGGAAATCCTCTTGAAATTACACAAGCTTCCTATTTAATCTTTGAAGGGATTTACAATGACAAAGAAGCAGCGAGCTTTTCCATCCAATTCGTACGAGTACCGTATGATATTGAATTAGCTATCAGGCTAGCAGAAGAACTCGATATGCCAGACATCGAAGAATACAAACAAGAGTTACGAACTGCTTTATATCGAGGGTTTAAGGGGAAGTAA
- a CDS encoding DUF3892 domain-containing protein encodes MDKKDFQKVYNEYLHQGEEQVHLEVAQEVDSGVEQIVAVRKNDDGDLIAFKTSSGRELDYITALSEAKSGKLAHVDVFHKYGRDIIRSEPDGIKENNLDNLPSF; translated from the coding sequence TTGGATAAAAAAGACTTTCAAAAAGTTTATAATGAATACTTACATCAAGGGGAAGAACAAGTCCATTTGGAAGTAGCTCAGGAAGTCGATTCAGGAGTAGAACAAATTGTTGCTGTTCGTAAAAATGATGATGGGGATTTGATTGCTTTTAAAACAAGTAGTGGAAGAGAGTTAGATTATATTACTGCTCTTAGTGAAGCAAAATCAGGGAAGTTAGCTCATGTGGACGTATTTCATAAGTATGGTAGAGATATTATACGTAGTGAACCAGATGGTATAAAAGAGAATAACTTAGATAATTTACCTTCATTTTAA
- a CDS encoding uridine kinase, which produces MSRQKRMKEIADHILTLNLTHPIRVGVSGITASGKTTFAKELAEEIKKRGLPVTRASIDDFHNPRVIRYTQGKESARGYYEDAHDYTAFKERLLKPLGPNGNLQYEMISHNLITDMHVHNEPLVAPPNMVLIVDGTFLLKKDVEHLFDYKIFVDTDFEIARKRGAKRETKAFGSYKEAEKMFINRYHAACKMYIDEHNPKECANVIFQNSNFDDPVVVFKGI; this is translated from the coding sequence ATGAGTCGCCAAAAACGAATGAAAGAAATCGCTGATCATATTTTAACGTTAAATTTAACGCATCCAATAAGAGTTGGAGTAAGCGGTATTACAGCTTCAGGAAAAACAACATTTGCAAAAGAACTAGCGGAAGAAATAAAAAAACGAGGATTACCAGTAACACGCGCCAGCATTGACGATTTTCATAATCCAAGAGTGATTCGCTATACACAAGGCAAAGAATCAGCAAGAGGGTATTACGAAGATGCACACGATTATACAGCTTTTAAAGAAAGGTTATTAAAGCCTTTAGGACCTAACGGGAATTTACAGTATGAAATGATTTCTCATAACTTAATAACGGATATGCATGTACATAATGAGCCGCTAGTGGCGCCGCCAAATATGGTGCTAATAGTAGATGGAACATTTCTATTGAAAAAAGACGTTGAGCATTTATTTGATTACAAAATCTTTGTAGATACAGATTTTGAGATTGCGAGAAAACGTGGTGCGAAGCGGGAGACTAAGGCTTTTGGAAGTTATAAAGAAGCAGAGAAAATGTTTATAAACAGATATCATGCGGCTTGTAAGATGTATATAGATGAGCATAATCCGAAAGAATGTGCGAATGTTATATTTCAGAATAGTAATTTTGATGATCCGGTAGTTGTATTTAAAGGAATTTAA
- a CDS encoding NUDIX hydrolase, giving the protein MMSKLTFGYKKPTEQYVLRPSCYAVIFNDTCSKVAVIQKGDRYFLPGGGMEGQETKEECLHRELLEELGWAIEIDQYFGNAARYFYAEKEDTHYLNDGFFYIANMVQKQTENCEEDHVLRWMSPLHAVELLIHDHQKWAVEQALLLRNKK; this is encoded by the coding sequence ATGATGTCTAAACTTACTTTTGGTTATAAAAAGCCCACTGAACAGTATGTATTACGACCTAGTTGCTATGCGGTTATTTTTAACGATACTTGCTCAAAAGTGGCTGTTATCCAAAAAGGAGATCGTTACTTTTTACCTGGTGGCGGTATGGAAGGTCAAGAAACCAAAGAAGAATGTTTACATCGTGAATTGCTCGAGGAATTAGGATGGGCAATTGAAATTGATCAATATTTCGGTAATGCAGCACGATATTTTTATGCAGAAAAGGAAGATACACATTATTTAAATGATGGGTTCTTTTATATTGCGAACATGGTGCAAAAACAAACTGAAAACTGTGAGGAGGATCATGTTTTACGGTGGATGTCTCCATTACATGCTGTAGAGCTTCTCATTCACGATCATCAAAAATGGGCTGTTGAACAAGCGCTTTTATTACGAAATAAAAAATGA
- a CDS encoding YaiI/YqxD family protein yields MKIYVDADACPVKDVIIFEATNAEIPVTLVTSFSHYSNAKQPAGVETIYVDSGADAADYRIMQLAKKEDLIVTQDYGLASLALAKGCIVLHHKGYKYTNENIDQLLQTRYLSAMVRKSGKRTKGPKPFTAEDKEKFRELFKSMIAL; encoded by the coding sequence ATGAAAATTTATGTTGATGCAGATGCTTGTCCTGTAAAAGATGTGATTATTTTTGAAGCTACGAATGCTGAAATCCCTGTTACCCTCGTTACTAGCTTCTCTCATTATTCTAATGCTAAGCAGCCAGCAGGTGTGGAAACAATTTATGTTGATTCTGGAGCAGATGCTGCGGATTACCGGATTATGCAGTTAGCAAAAAAAGAAGATTTAATCGTAACGCAAGATTACGGTCTTGCCTCACTCGCTTTAGCAAAAGGCTGTATCGTTCTACACCATAAAGGCTATAAGTATACGAATGAAAACATTGACCAACTATTACAAACACGTTATTTAAGTGCAATGGTTCGAAAAAGCGGCAAGCGCACCAAAGGTCCAAAACCATTTACAGCAGAAGATAAAGAGAAGTTTAGAGAGCTCTTTAAAAGTATGATCGCACTTTAA
- a CDS encoding aminoglycoside phosphotransferase family protein, producing MEEILTEIERKLEWSRIVKCTAITKGFSNEEKYKVELENRETYFVKVCDSANFERKQEEYMYMKQLELLHIPTPKLIHFIKLEGLNKCVQIFEWTQGVNGEESLGKLSVKEQYAAGKRAGEVLKRIHAIEKENVIDSWETFRWNKYERYLKALADFEVDFLDMKPVSTFVEDHKDLLKNRPITFLHDDYHPANSMIHNNEFIVIDFSGYDFGDPIHDFYNVAIFTTRISKPFAVGQVHGYYGGDPSLHFWKLYSLYAAMTFPADIVWTNRSTPHLVDDMKERLNRIIEDHNHFSSYIPKWYQSQHEDIINNK from the coding sequence GTGGAAGAGATATTAACAGAGATAGAAAGAAAACTAGAGTGGTCACGTATTGTAAAATGTACAGCTATTACAAAAGGGTTTTCAAATGAAGAGAAATATAAAGTTGAATTAGAGAATCGAGAAACGTATTTTGTCAAAGTGTGTGATTCTGCTAATTTTGAACGAAAACAAGAAGAATATATGTATATGAAACAATTAGAGTTATTACATATTCCAACGCCGAAGTTAATTCATTTCATAAAACTTGAGGGATTAAATAAATGTGTTCAAATATTTGAATGGACCCAAGGTGTAAATGGAGAAGAAAGTTTAGGTAAGTTATCGGTGAAAGAGCAATATGCTGCGGGGAAAAGAGCTGGAGAAGTTTTAAAGAGAATTCATGCAATAGAAAAAGAGAATGTCATTGATTCGTGGGAAACGTTTCGGTGGAACAAGTACGAGAGATACTTGAAGGCATTAGCAGACTTTGAGGTAGACTTTCTTGATATGAAGCCAGTATCAACCTTTGTAGAGGATCATAAAGACTTATTGAAAAATCGTCCTATCACATTTTTACACGATGATTACCACCCAGCAAATAGTATGATTCATAATAATGAATTTATCGTTATCGATTTTAGTGGATATGATTTTGGCGATCCAATACACGATTTTTATAACGTAGCGATTTTTACTACAAGAATAAGCAAACCATTTGCTGTTGGACAAGTTCACGGTTATTACGGAGGCGATCCGTCACTCCACTTTTGGAAACTGTATTCATTATATGCAGCGATGACATTCCCAGCGGATATCGTATGGACAAACCGAAGTACGCCACATTTAGTAGATGATATGAAAGAGAGATTAAACCGAATTATAGAAGATCATAATCATTTTTCATCCTATATTCCAAAATGGTATCAATCACAACATGAGGATATAATAAACAATAAGTAA
- a CDS encoding DMT family transporter → MKRWQMEWLLVSVALVWGANYTIGKYGVAFMSSIQFNSLRFLVASPVLLLITFLMERSLRIERKDWLRLVAVGIVGTTMYQTMFMLSVKYTSATNASLLIAMSPIFTGILAVLHKQERFSMKVQIGSIVAFIGAAFVLLTGHTGGATYEYAWLGNVIGLVAAIAWGWYPILAQPLITKYSAMRVTSWSTLIGIVPLVVYCLFNVNTLTWPVDMPSWGSLAYSIVFATIFGLAMWYVGISKIGSTKVMVYMYLVPLFAVIFAAVTIGEQINMMQLVGGLIIFIGLYVVKKSGIKKPALNLKKVS, encoded by the coding sequence ATGAAACGATGGCAAATGGAGTGGCTCCTAGTATCAGTTGCTTTAGTATGGGGAGCAAATTATACAATTGGAAAGTATGGCGTGGCATTTATGTCATCCATTCAATTTAATAGTTTACGATTTTTAGTAGCATCGCCGGTATTATTACTTATTACATTTTTAATGGAACGCTCATTACGTATTGAAAGAAAAGATTGGTTACGATTAGTAGCAGTCGGTATCGTTGGTACGACAATGTATCAAACGATGTTTATGCTATCTGTGAAATATACTTCAGCAACGAACGCCTCATTATTAATTGCGATGTCACCTATTTTTACAGGAATATTAGCAGTATTACACAAACAAGAACGTTTTTCGATGAAAGTACAAATTGGCTCAATAGTAGCATTTATTGGTGCAGCATTCGTTTTATTAACAGGGCATACGGGAGGAGCTACATACGAGTATGCGTGGCTCGGAAATGTAATTGGATTAGTCGCAGCAATTGCGTGGGGATGGTATCCAATTTTAGCGCAACCACTTATTACAAAATACTCCGCAATGAGAGTCACATCATGGTCTACTTTAATTGGAATTGTACCGCTTGTTGTATATTGTTTATTCAACGTAAATACGTTAACGTGGCCAGTAGATATGCCAAGCTGGGGATCACTAGCATATTCAATCGTCTTTGCGACAATCTTCGGACTTGCCATGTGGTATGTTGGTATTAGTAAAATAGGCTCAACGAAAGTAATGGTTTATATGTATCTTGTACCATTATTCGCAGTTATCTTTGCAGCTGTAACAATTGGAGAGCAAATTAATATGATGCAACTCGTTGGTGGACTTATTATCTTCATCGGTTTATATGTTGTAAAAAAGAGCGGAATCAAAAAGCCAGCTCTCAATTTGAAAAAAGTAAGTTAG
- a CDS encoding serine hydrolase domain-containing protein produces the protein MKIVGKLDCKIKEDYKNINGMLVVQKGNVIFEKYYNGHGPDDTFHVASVTKTIISALIGICVDKGYIKSVDQKVIEFFPEHNSNSSEVTVRHLLTMTAPYPFADWQEPLEELCTQEDWVQYTLNRIGNGGEIGPFKYSSAGAHLLSAIITSITGKSARGFANEYLFQQIGMREIPNYNMKAFGFDDLFGKDVKGWVHDPNGISTGGWGLTLTVRGMAKFGQMYLNNGIQNGKQIVSKSWVQESIAMNPNRYGYLWWLREEDGIFSYCAMGDGGNVICCIPEKELVVAIASEIVPEAGDRWDLIKDCILPYLKD, from the coding sequence ATGAAAATTGTTGGAAAATTAGATTGTAAAATAAAAGAAGACTATAAAAATATAAACGGTATGCTAGTAGTACAGAAAGGTAATGTTATTTTTGAAAAATATTATAATGGCCACGGTCCAGATGATACATTTCATGTAGCATCAGTCACAAAAACGATTATTTCTGCGTTAATTGGGATATGTGTAGATAAAGGGTATATAAAAAGCGTTGATCAAAAAGTAATAGAGTTTTTTCCAGAACATAATTCTAATTCTTCTGAAGTAACAGTGCGGCACCTTCTTACAATGACAGCTCCATACCCTTTTGCAGACTGGCAGGAACCGTTAGAAGAACTATGTACACAAGAGGACTGGGTGCAGTATACACTTAATAGAATTGGGAACGGCGGAGAAATTGGACCTTTTAAATATTCATCCGCAGGAGCACATTTACTATCAGCAATTATTACGAGTATAACAGGGAAAAGTGCTCGTGGGTTTGCGAATGAATACCTATTCCAGCAAATCGGTATGAGAGAAATTCCAAACTACAATATGAAAGCATTTGGATTCGATGACTTATTCGGAAAAGATGTGAAAGGATGGGTTCATGATCCAAATGGTATTTCAACTGGTGGCTGGGGACTGACGTTAACAGTTAGAGGTATGGCTAAGTTTGGACAAATGTATTTGAACAATGGTATTCAGAATGGAAAACAAATTGTTTCGAAATCATGGGTACAAGAATCAATAGCGATGAATCCAAACCGTTATGGGTACTTATGGTGGTTACGAGAAGAAGATGGTATCTTTTCATATTGTGCAATGGGCGATGGTGGAAATGTGATTTGTTGTATACCGGAGAAGGAATTGGTGGTGGCGATTGCATCTGAAATTGTACCGGAAGCGGGGGATAGATGGGATTTAATTAAAGACTGTATCCTTCCTTATTTAAAAGATTAA